Proteins encoded in a region of the Streptomyces sp. NBC_00258 genome:
- a CDS encoding CU044_2847 family protein, which translates to MGGGIERIRLDDGTVVWARVSAADEAELERDGYQDTGVGDRIIDMAGGLADAVGGVVRSLRAGLHTPAPVEVAVSFGIELSAQAGRIVGAIAGGGGQASLSVSLTWTEPAGQAGTAGAGRGDGGDGQPGPSSSGTG; encoded by the coding sequence GTGGGTGGAGGGATCGAACGGATACGGCTCGACGACGGGACCGTCGTATGGGCCAGGGTCAGTGCGGCGGACGAGGCCGAGCTGGAGCGGGACGGATATCAGGACACCGGGGTCGGGGACCGGATCATCGACATGGCGGGCGGACTGGCCGACGCGGTCGGTGGCGTCGTGCGCTCCCTGCGCGCCGGTCTGCACACCCCGGCACCGGTCGAGGTGGCCGTGAGCTTCGGCATCGAACTGTCGGCGCAGGCAGGCAGGATCGTAGGAGCCATCGCGGGAGGCGGTGGCCAGGCTTCCCTTTCCGTGTCCCTGACCTGGACCGAGCCCGCGGGGCAGGCGGGCACGGCGGGTGCGGGGCGGGGAGACGGCGGCGACGGGCAGCCCGGACCCTCGTCCTCCGGCACCGGATGA
- a CDS encoding DUF6104 family protein, whose translation MYFTDRGIEELEKRRGQEEVTFEWLAEQLRTFVDLNPDFEVPVERLATWLARLDDDEDDE comes from the coding sequence ATGTACTTCACCGACCGCGGCATCGAGGAACTGGAGAAGCGGCGCGGCCAGGAAGAGGTCACCTTCGAGTGGCTCGCCGAGCAGCTGCGTACGTTCGTCGATCTCAACCCGGACTTCGAGGTTCCGGTGGAGCGGCTGGCGACCTGGCTGGCACGGCTGGACGACGACGAGGACGACGAGTAG
- a CDS encoding DUF4097 family beta strand repeat-containing protein, with amino-acid sequence MSEWSVTEPGKLTFDEPVSALHVRIANGTVNVVGVDEGSTRLEVSSIEGPPLVVTQENGTLTVAYEDLPWKGFLKWLDRKGWRRSAVVSLAVPARTRVEVGVVSATAVISGVDGRAVVKGISGDTTLVGLSGPVRADTVSGNVEAQALTGDLRLNSVSGDLTVIEGSSPSVRAESVSGSVIVDLDPAGRPSDISLTSISGEIAIRLPHPADAEVQVDTASGTVSSAFEDLRVGGQWGAKKITGRLGAGNGRLKATTVSGSIALLRRPPSEDEPWDEGVDFKKGTDFGEDEPEDAVPVGAGSEHGKGHSAVPEDTVPGTHVGAGPGASATDGPAKSPTSGATPAAAPDSGPTEHSDAGVTDDPTHEKGL; translated from the coding sequence ATGTCCGAGTGGTCCGTCACAGAGCCCGGCAAGCTCACGTTCGACGAACCGGTGTCGGCCCTCCATGTGCGCATCGCCAATGGAACGGTGAACGTCGTGGGGGTCGACGAGGGTTCCACCCGGCTCGAAGTGTCCTCGATAGAGGGACCACCTCTGGTGGTGACCCAGGAGAACGGCACACTCACGGTCGCCTACGAGGACCTGCCCTGGAAGGGCTTCCTCAAATGGCTCGACCGCAAGGGCTGGCGCCGCAGCGCGGTGGTCTCCCTGGCCGTTCCGGCACGCACGCGCGTCGAGGTCGGCGTGGTCAGCGCCACCGCCGTGATCTCCGGCGTCGACGGGCGCGCGGTGGTGAAGGGCATCTCCGGTGACACGACACTCGTGGGACTCTCCGGCCCGGTGCGCGCGGACACGGTGTCGGGGAACGTGGAGGCACAGGCGCTCACCGGCGACCTCCGGCTCAACTCCGTCTCGGGCGACCTGACCGTCATCGAGGGCTCCAGCCCCTCCGTGCGGGCCGAGTCGGTCAGCGGTTCCGTGATCGTCGACCTCGACCCGGCGGGACGGCCCAGCGACATCAGCCTGACCAGCATCTCGGGCGAGATCGCCATCCGCCTGCCGCATCCGGCCGACGCGGAGGTCCAGGTGGACACGGCGAGCGGCACGGTCTCCAGCGCCTTCGAGGACCTCAGGGTCGGCGGCCAGTGGGGCGCCAAGAAGATCACGGGCAGGCTGGGCGCGGGGAACGGCCGGTTGAAGGCGACCACAGTCTCGGGCTCCATCGCCCTGCTGCGGCGGCCTCCCTCGGAGGACGAACCATGGGACGAGGGAGTGGATTTCAAGAAGGGGACGGACTTCGGGGAGGATGAGCCGGAGGACGCGGTTCCTGTTGGAGCCGGGTCCGAGCACGGCAAGGGGCACAGCGCGGTGCCCGAGGACACGGTGCCCGGCACTCACGTCGGTGCCGGACCGGGCGCCTCGGCTACGGACGGTCCCGCCAAGTCCCCCACTTCCGGCGCGACCCCCGCCGCGGCCCCCGACTCCGGCCCCACCGAGCATTCCGACGCCGGCGTCACCGACGACCCGACCCACGAGAAGGGGCTCTGA
- a CDS encoding PadR family transcriptional regulator produces the protein MAPVFAHGRLRLYLLKLLDEAPRHGYEVIRLLEERFQGLYAPSAGTVYPRLSKLEAEGLVTHTTEGGRKVYAITDAGRAELADRSGELADLELEIRESVAELAAEIRADVRGAAGDLRREMRAAASEARRSSTGASAKGERGEHEGAHGDFTDYGDKEAWRIAKEEMRRVKQEWKEQARRAKDESRRAREEAQRARHQAKEAQERARAQAQEELQRIAKRVQDQVQDHFTRGDWPTGVREGITELAKEFGEFGKDFGKEFGKDFGFGRPGTGTGGGTEARAGAGAGAGTREPDYTVTPEDFPADYEPSWAHEDSTGDPARDLDRLLDRFRDDIRDAARDHGVTEEQLRDARRHLSTAAAHIGAALRTPRG, from the coding sequence ATGGCTCCCGTCTTTGCCCATGGCCGCCTGCGGCTCTACCTGCTGAAGCTCCTGGACGAGGCACCGCGCCACGGTTACGAGGTGATCCGTCTCCTGGAGGAGCGCTTCCAGGGGCTGTACGCGCCGTCGGCCGGCACCGTGTACCCCCGGCTGTCCAAGCTGGAGGCCGAGGGACTGGTCACCCACACCACCGAGGGCGGCCGGAAGGTGTACGCGATCACGGACGCGGGCCGGGCCGAGCTGGCCGACCGCAGTGGCGAACTGGCCGATCTGGAGCTGGAGATCCGCGAGTCGGTCGCCGAGCTCGCCGCGGAGATCCGTGCCGATGTGCGCGGCGCGGCGGGCGATCTGCGCCGGGAGATGCGGGCGGCGGCGAGCGAGGCGCGTCGGAGTTCCACGGGAGCGAGCGCCAAGGGGGAGCGCGGCGAGCACGAGGGCGCCCACGGGGACTTCACGGACTACGGCGACAAGGAGGCGTGGCGCATCGCGAAGGAGGAGATGCGCCGCGTCAAGCAGGAGTGGAAGGAGCAGGCCCGGCGCGCCAAGGACGAGAGCCGGCGGGCCCGCGAGGAGGCCCAGCGGGCGCGCCACCAGGCCAAGGAGGCCCAGGAGCGGGCCCGGGCACAGGCCCAGGAGGAGCTCCAGCGCATCGCCAAGCGCGTCCAGGACCAGGTGCAGGACCACTTCACCCGGGGCGACTGGCCGACGGGCGTGCGCGAGGGCATCACCGAACTGGCCAAGGAATTCGGCGAGTTCGGAAAGGACTTCGGCAAGGAGTTCGGGAAGGACTTCGGCTTCGGCCGACCAGGGACAGGGACCGGGGGCGGGACGGAGGCACGGGCCGGTGCCGGTGCTGGGGCCGGCACGAGGGAGCCCGACTACACGGTCACCCCCGAGGACTTCCCCGCCGACTACGAACCCTCCTGGGCCCACGAGGACTCCACGGGCGACCCCGCCCGCGACCTCGACCGGCTCCTGGACCGCTTCCGTGACGACATCCGCGACGCGGCCCGCGACCACGGGGTGACGGAGGAGCAACTGCGCGACGCCCGACGCCACCTGTCGACGGCGGCGGCGCACATAGGGGCAGCACTGCGGACGCCCAGGGGCTGA
- a CDS encoding Clp protease N-terminal domain-containing protein — protein MFERFTKDARAVVLGAVDHAERLHAETVEEQHVLLALLDREASRASFALMSLGLAERKESVEQALADARRRGGLSRADADALSGLGINVSEIVSRVEEAHGEGALRSGGTRAGRGRGWWSGLVGGHRPFAQGAKDLLTESLRMALAQRDRYIGDEHLLLALAARPGVPAEVLADHGVTYASLRRVLYGGGEAKAG, from the coding sequence ATGTTCGAACGGTTCACCAAGGACGCCCGGGCGGTGGTGCTCGGTGCGGTCGATCACGCCGAGCGGCTGCACGCGGAGACGGTCGAGGAGCAGCACGTACTGCTGGCCCTGCTCGACCGTGAGGCCAGCCGCGCGTCGTTCGCCCTCATGTCGCTGGGGCTCGCGGAGCGCAAGGAGTCCGTCGAACAGGCACTGGCCGATGCACGGCGTCGCGGCGGGCTCTCCCGCGCCGACGCGGACGCGCTCTCCGGGCTGGGCATCAACGTCTCGGAGATCGTCTCCCGGGTCGAAGAGGCCCATGGCGAGGGCGCGCTGCGGTCCGGCGGGACGCGCGCCGGGCGGGGCAGGGGTTGGTGGTCCGGGCTCGTCGGAGGGCATCGTCCCTTCGCTCAGGGGGCCAAGGACCTTCTCACGGAGTCCCTGCGGATGGCTCTCGCCCAGCGGGACCGGTACATCGGCGACGAGCACCTCCTCCTCGCCCTCGCCGCCCGCCCGGGCGTCCCCGCGGAGGTCCTGGCCGACCACGGGGTGACGTACGCGTCGCTGCGGCGGGTCCTGTACGGCGGGGGAGAGGCCAAGGCGGGCTGA
- a CDS encoding helix-turn-helix domain-containing protein codes for MTEATDLAERAGDRDPRIGLRAVSALRRLLEQLEAVQVRSARNQGWSWQEIAAELGVSRQAVHKKYGRH; via the coding sequence ATGACCGAAGCAACGGATCTCGCCGAGCGCGCGGGCGACCGCGATCCGCGGATCGGGCTGCGGGCCGTCTCCGCGTTGCGGCGGCTGCTGGAGCAGCTCGAAGCGGTTCAGGTGCGCAGTGCGCGCAATCAGGGTTGGTCGTGGCAGGAGATCGCCGCGGAACTGGGTGTCAGCAGGCAGGCCGTGCACAAGAAGTACGGGAGGCATTGA
- a CDS encoding zinc-binding dehydrogenase produces MFAAYAARIDRDQPLNGLELGERPAPEARAGWTTVNVKAASLNHHDLWSLRGVGLAEDKLPMILGCDAAGVDEDGNEVVLHSVIGQTGHGVGPKEPRSILTERYQGTFAEQVSVPAWNVLPKPEELSFAEAACLPTAWLTAYRMLFTNAGVRPGDSVLVQGAGGGVATAAIALGKAAGLRVFATSRDEAKRKRALELGAVEAVESGARLPQRVDAVIETVGAATWSHSVKSLKPGGTLVISGATSGDRPSHAELTRIFFLELKVVGSTMGTKDELEDLLSFCAATGVRPVIDEVLPLDRAREGFERMESGELFGKVVLNTP; encoded by the coding sequence ATGTTCGCTGCCTACGCTGCTCGTATTGACCGGGACCAGCCCTTGAACGGCCTTGAGTTGGGGGAGCGGCCCGCTCCCGAGGCCCGCGCCGGCTGGACGACCGTGAACGTCAAGGCCGCCTCACTGAACCACCACGACCTCTGGTCGCTGCGTGGCGTGGGCCTCGCCGAGGACAAGCTGCCGATGATCCTCGGATGCGATGCCGCCGGCGTCGACGAGGACGGTAACGAGGTCGTACTGCACTCCGTGATCGGGCAGACGGGACACGGCGTCGGCCCCAAGGAGCCCCGCTCCATCCTCACCGAGCGGTACCAGGGCACCTTCGCCGAGCAGGTCTCCGTGCCCGCGTGGAACGTGCTGCCCAAGCCCGAGGAGCTCTCCTTCGCAGAGGCCGCCTGTCTGCCCACCGCGTGGCTGACGGCGTACCGCATGCTCTTCACCAACGCCGGTGTACGTCCCGGTGACTCGGTTCTCGTCCAGGGCGCCGGAGGCGGTGTCGCCACCGCCGCGATCGCGCTCGGGAAGGCGGCGGGGCTGCGGGTCTTCGCGACCAGCCGTGACGAGGCGAAGCGCAAGCGGGCCCTCGAACTGGGCGCCGTGGAGGCCGTGGAGTCGGGCGCGCGGCTGCCGCAGCGCGTGGACGCCGTCATCGAGACGGTCGGCGCCGCCACCTGGTCGCACTCGGTCAAGTCCCTGAAGCCCGGCGGCACCCTGGTCATCTCGGGCGCCACGAGCGGCGACCGCCCCTCGCACGCCGAACTGACCCGCATCTTCTTCCTCGAACTCAAGGTCGTCGGCTCCACGATGGGCACGAAGGACGAGCTGGAGGACCTGCTGTCCTTCTGCGCCGCCACCGGTGTCCGTCCCGTCATCGACGAGGTCCTGCCGCTGGACCGGGCCCGCGAGGGCTTCGAGCGGATGGAGTCCGGCGAACTCTTCGGCAAGGTCGTTCTGAACACCCCCTGA
- a CDS encoding NAD(P)-dependent malic enzyme — protein sequence MAAEIVNPRSDSSTDQEGGAEPLDSFDPAFALHRGGKMAVQATVPVRDKDDLSLAYTPGVAKVCMAIAEQPELVHDYTWKSSVVAVVTDGTAVLGLGDIGPEASLPVMEGKAILFKQFGGVDAVPIALACTGVDEIVETVVRLAPSFGGVNLEDISAPRCFEIERKLQERLDIPVFHDDQHGTAVVTLAALRNAARLTGRSLGQLRAVISGAGAAGVAIAKFLLEAGLGDVAVADRRGIVSTDRDDLTPVKRELAAMTNKAGLSGSLESALAGADVFIGVSGGTVPEPAVASMAEGAFVFAMANPNPEVHPDVAHKYAAVVATGRSDFPNQINNVLAFPGIFAGALQVRASRITEGMKIAAAEALASVVGDDLAADYVIPSPFDERVAPAVTAAVAAAARAEGVARR from the coding sequence GTGGCAGCGGAGATCGTCAATCCTCGCAGCGACAGCAGTACGGATCAGGAAGGCGGGGCCGAGCCCCTCGATTCCTTCGACCCGGCATTCGCGCTGCACCGCGGCGGCAAGATGGCCGTGCAGGCCACGGTGCCCGTCCGTGACAAGGACGACCTGTCCCTGGCGTACACGCCCGGCGTCGCGAAGGTCTGCATGGCCATCGCGGAGCAGCCGGAGCTCGTCCACGACTACACGTGGAAGTCGTCCGTGGTCGCCGTCGTGACCGACGGCACCGCCGTGCTCGGGCTCGGTGACATCGGGCCCGAGGCCTCCCTCCCCGTGATGGAGGGCAAGGCGATCCTGTTCAAGCAGTTCGGCGGGGTCGATGCCGTGCCGATCGCGCTCGCCTGCACCGGCGTCGACGAGATCGTCGAGACCGTGGTGCGGCTCGCGCCGTCCTTCGGCGGCGTGAACCTGGAGGACATCTCGGCGCCCCGGTGCTTCGAGATCGAGCGGAAGCTGCAGGAGCGGCTCGACATTCCCGTCTTCCACGACGACCAGCACGGCACGGCCGTCGTCACGCTGGCGGCCCTGCGGAACGCCGCGCGGCTGACCGGGCGGAGCCTCGGGCAGCTGCGGGCCGTCATCTCGGGTGCGGGTGCGGCCGGGGTCGCCATCGCCAAGTTCCTGCTGGAGGCGGGGCTCGGGGACGTCGCGGTCGCCGACCGCAGGGGCATCGTGTCGACGGACCGGGACGACCTGACGCCGGTCAAGCGGGAACTCGCCGCCATGACCAACAAGGCGGGACTGTCGGGCTCGCTGGAGTCCGCGCTCGCCGGGGCCGACGTCTTCATCGGCGTGTCCGGCGGTACGGTGCCGGAGCCGGCCGTCGCGTCCATGGCCGAGGGTGCGTTCGTTTTCGCCATGGCGAACCCGAATCCCGAGGTGCATCCCGATGTCGCCCACAAGTACGCGGCGGTCGTCGCCACCGGGCGGTCGGACTTCCCGAACCAGATCAACAACGTGCTGGCGTTCCCCGGGATCTTCGCGGGGGCGCTTCAGGTGCGGGCCTCTCGGATCACCGAGGGGATGAAGATCGCTGCGGCTGAGGCGTTGGCTTCGGTCGTCGGCGACGACCTTGCCGCGGACTACGTGATTCCGTCGCCGTTCGACGAGCGGGTTGCTCCCGCCGTCACCGCGGCGGTCGCGGCGGCGGCTCGGGCCGAGGGTGTGGCCCGGCGGTAG
- a CDS encoding ABC transporter substrate-binding protein yields the protein MTASSTRRTTAAQSRIAAVGAIAVAGALLLTGCGDQTKDKDSGSSDTADSSAAPLADQLPKAIRDKGVIKVGSDIAYAPVEFKDDSGKTVGIDPDLADAMGKQLGVKFEFENGTFDTLLTGLRSKRYDIAMSAMTDTKDRQEGIDADTGKKVGEGVDFLDYFTAGVSIYTKQGDDQGIKTWDDLCGKKIVVQRNTVSNDLAKAQAKECPAGKKLSIEAFDNDQQAQTRLRAGGADAGSSDFPVAAYAAKTSGGGKDFVVVGEQVEAAPYGIAIAKSNTELRDALKAALDAIIKNGEYDKIIAKWGVEAGAVKEATLNGGK from the coding sequence ATGACCGCAAGCTCCACCCGTCGTACGACCGCAGCGCAGTCCCGGATAGCCGCGGTCGGTGCGATCGCGGTCGCAGGCGCCCTGCTGCTCACCGGCTGCGGTGACCAGACCAAGGACAAGGACAGCGGCAGCTCGGACACCGCTGACTCCAGCGCGGCGCCGCTCGCCGACCAGCTGCCCAAGGCCATCCGCGACAAGGGCGTCATCAAGGTCGGCTCGGACATCGCGTACGCGCCCGTCGAGTTCAAGGACGACTCCGGCAAGACCGTCGGTATCGACCCCGACCTCGCCGACGCCATGGGCAAGCAGCTCGGCGTGAAGTTCGAGTTCGAGAACGGCACGTTCGACACCCTGCTCACCGGCCTGCGCTCCAAGCGGTACGACATCGCGATGTCGGCGATGACGGACACCAAGGACCGCCAGGAGGGCATCGACGCCGACACCGGCAAGAAGGTCGGCGAGGGCGTCGACTTCCTCGACTACTTCACCGCGGGCGTCTCGATCTACACCAAGCAGGGCGACGACCAGGGCATCAAGACCTGGGACGACCTCTGCGGCAAGAAGATCGTGGTGCAGCGCAACACCGTCTCGAACGACCTGGCCAAGGCTCAGGCCAAGGAGTGCCCGGCCGGCAAGAAGCTCTCCATCGAGGCCTTCGACAACGACCAGCAGGCCCAGACCCGGCTGCGCGCCGGCGGCGCCGACGCCGGCTCCTCGGACTTCCCCGTCGCGGCGTACGCGGCGAAGACCTCCGGCGGCGGCAAGGACTTCGTGGTCGTCGGCGAGCAGGTCGAGGCCGCTCCGTACGGCATCGCGATCGCCAAGTCGAACACCGAGCTGCGGGACGCCCTGAAGGCCGCGCTCGACGCGATCATCAAGAACGGCGAGTACGACAAGATCATCGCGAAGTGGGGCGTCGAGGCGGGCGCCGTCAAGGAAGCCACCCTCAACGGCGGCAAGTGA
- a CDS encoding amino acid ABC transporter permease: MTVDIDKTAGPQDTPPGGPEAIKAIPVRHYGRYVSAVIAIAIFVSIIYAFAQGKINWGAVPDYFLDDRILKGVGQTMLLTVLSMVIGIAGGILLAVMRLSRNPVTSSIAWFYIWFFRGTPVLVQLVVWFNLGLVFQYINLGPIYKDYWSSFMTPLLTALLGLGLNEAAYMAEICRAGLLSVDEGQTEASHALGMSHSKTLRRIVIPQAMRVIVPPTGNEVINMLKTTSLVSVVQFAELFRYAQDIGQSSGAPVEMYFLAAAWYLVLTSVLSVGQYYIERYYARGSSRSLPATPFQKIKANMLSLSNRSGGGANA; the protein is encoded by the coding sequence GTGACTGTTGACATCGACAAGACGGCCGGCCCCCAGGACACTCCCCCGGGCGGACCGGAGGCCATCAAGGCCATTCCGGTCCGTCACTACGGGCGGTACGTCTCGGCCGTCATCGCGATCGCGATCTTCGTCTCGATCATCTACGCGTTCGCCCAGGGCAAGATCAACTGGGGTGCCGTACCGGACTACTTCCTCGACGACCGCATCCTCAAGGGCGTCGGCCAGACGATGCTCCTCACCGTCCTCTCGATGGTGATCGGCATCGCGGGCGGCATCCTGCTCGCGGTGATGCGTCTGTCGAGGAACCCGGTGACCTCGTCGATCGCGTGGTTCTACATCTGGTTCTTCCGTGGCACCCCGGTCCTGGTGCAGCTCGTGGTCTGGTTCAACCTGGGCCTGGTCTTCCAGTACATCAACCTCGGTCCGATCTACAAGGACTACTGGTCGAGCTTCATGACGCCGCTGTTGACGGCGCTCCTGGGACTCGGCCTGAACGAGGCCGCGTACATGGCGGAGATCTGCCGCGCGGGTCTCCTGTCGGTCGACGAGGGCCAGACCGAGGCCTCGCACGCCCTGGGCATGAGCCACAGCAAGACCCTGCGGCGGATCGTGATCCCGCAGGCGATGCGCGTGATCGTGCCCCCCACGGGCAACGAGGTCATCAACATGCTGAAGACGACCTCGCTGGTGTCGGTGGTCCAGTTCGCCGAACTGTTCCGGTACGCCCAGGACATCGGCCAGTCCTCGGGCGCACCGGTGGAGATGTACTTCCTGGCCGCCGCCTGGTACCTGGTCCTGACCTCGGTGCTCAGCGTCGGGCAGTACTACATCGAGCGGTACTACGCCCGCGGTTCGAGCCGCTCGCTGCCGGCCACGCCGTTCCAGAAGATCAAGGCGAACATGCTGTCACTGTCCAACCGCTCGGGGGGAGGGGCCAACGCATGA
- a CDS encoding amino acid ABC transporter ATP-binding protein codes for MSTDMIKDSTAAGSGTPMVKAEGVHKSFGPVEVLKGIDLEVKPSEVFCLIGPSGSGKSTFLRCINHLEKVNAGRLYVDGELVGYRQRGDKLYELKDSEVARKRRDIGMVFQRFNLFPHMTAMENVMEAPIQVKGVTKAQARERAAQLLERVGLADKAGNYPSQLSGGQQQRVAIARALAMDPKLMLFDEPTSALDPELVGDVLDVMRDLAESGMTMIVVTHEMGFAREVGDSLVFMDEGVVVEAGNPRDVLTNPQQERTQSFLSKVL; via the coding sequence ATGAGCACCGACATGATCAAGGACTCGACCGCGGCGGGCTCCGGTACGCCCATGGTGAAGGCCGAAGGCGTCCACAAGTCGTTCGGCCCGGTCGAGGTCCTCAAGGGCATCGACCTCGAGGTCAAGCCCAGCGAGGTCTTCTGCCTCATCGGCCCCTCCGGCTCCGGCAAGTCGACGTTCCTGCGGTGCATCAACCACCTGGAGAAGGTCAACGCCGGGCGCCTGTACGTGGACGGGGAGCTGGTCGGCTACCGCCAGCGGGGCGACAAGCTGTACGAGCTCAAGGACAGCGAGGTCGCGCGCAAGCGGCGGGACATCGGCATGGTCTTCCAGCGCTTCAACCTGTTCCCGCACATGACGGCGATGGAGAACGTCATGGAGGCGCCGATCCAGGTCAAGGGCGTCACCAAGGCGCAGGCCCGGGAGCGTGCGGCGCAGCTCCTTGAGCGGGTCGGTCTCGCCGACAAGGCGGGCAACTACCCCTCGCAGCTCTCCGGTGGCCAGCAGCAGCGGGTCGCCATCGCCCGGGCCCTCGCCATGGACCCGAAGCTGATGCTGTTCGACGAGCCGACCTCGGCCCTCGACCCGGAGCTCGTCGGCGACGTCCTCGACGTGATGCGCGACCTCGCCGAGTCCGGTATGACGATGATCGTCGTCACCCACGAGATGGGCTTCGCCCGGGAGGTCGGCGACTCGCTGGTCTTCATGGACGAGGGCGTGGTGGTCGAGGCCGGCAACCCGCGGGACGTGTTGACGAATCCGCAGCAGGAGCGGACGCAGTCGTTCCTGTCGAAGGTGCTTTAG
- a CDS encoding class I SAM-dependent methyltransferase — MTTDIGADWAAWQESWDRQQEWYMPDREERFRVMLDMVEALVGPEPRVLDLACGTGSITARLFERFPKAVSTGVDLDPALLAIAEGTFRGDDRVTFVTADLKDPDWPTRLPYDSYDAVLTATALHWLHSEPLAVLYGQVAELVRDGGVFMNADHMIDETTPRINAADRAQRHARMDEAKAAGVLDWAEWWQLAAQDPVLAEPTARRFEIYGEHAEGDTPSVEWHARVLRERGFAEARAVWRSPSDALVLALK; from the coding sequence ATGACGACCGACATCGGAGCCGACTGGGCTGCCTGGCAGGAGAGCTGGGACCGGCAGCAGGAGTGGTACATGCCGGACCGTGAGGAGCGCTTCCGGGTCATGCTCGACATGGTCGAGGCCCTCGTGGGCCCCGAGCCGCGCGTCCTGGACCTCGCGTGCGGTACGGGAAGTATCACGGCTCGCCTCTTCGAAAGGTTCCCGAAGGCGGTCAGTACCGGCGTCGACCTCGACCCCGCGCTCCTCGCCATCGCCGAGGGCACCTTCCGGGGCGACGACCGGGTCACCTTCGTCACGGCCGACCTCAAGGACCCCGACTGGCCGACGCGGCTGCCGTACGACTCGTACGACGCCGTCCTCACGGCCACCGCTCTCCACTGGCTGCACAGCGAGCCCCTCGCGGTCCTCTACGGTCAGGTCGCGGAACTCGTCCGTGACGGCGGTGTGTTCATGAACGCGGACCACATGATCGACGAGACGACTCCGCGGATCAACGCGGCGGACCGGGCCCAGCGGCACGCGCGCATGGACGAGGCCAAGGCGGCCGGTGTCCTCGACTGGGCCGAGTGGTGGCAGCTCGCTGCCCAGGATCCCGTCCTCGCCGAGCCGACTGCCCGCCGGTTCGAGATCTACGGCGAGCATGCGGAGGGGGACACTCCGTCCGTGGAGTGGCACGCGCGTGTGCTGCGCGAAAGGGGCTTCGCGGAGGCCCGCGCGGTCTGGCGCTCGCCGTCGGACGCACTGGTGCTGGCCCTCAAGTAG
- a CDS encoding CGNR zinc finger domain-containing protein: MELAYYSDYAVRLVNSEEPARGKDALTSVEAVRDLFGGNSSAARRATDADVTRFRGVRARLRAVFEAADGGDETLAVDLLNSLLLEFPVSPQISGHDFRDDDGRPLWHMHLADHPSNATAGYAATAAMGLAFHLTEYGVDRLGLCEAAPCRNAYLDTSTNRSRRYCSDRCATRANVAAYRARKRLEADRSESTGLAADSTQRATANGER, encoded by the coding sequence GTGGAACTGGCCTATTACTCGGATTACGCCGTACGACTCGTCAACAGCGAGGAACCGGCCCGGGGCAAGGACGCGCTCACCTCGGTCGAGGCCGTCCGCGACCTCTTCGGCGGCAACTCGTCGGCGGCCCGCCGCGCCACGGACGCGGACGTGACCCGCTTCCGCGGCGTACGGGCCCGGCTGCGCGCGGTCTTCGAGGCGGCCGACGGCGGCGACGAGACCCTCGCCGTGGACCTGTTGAACTCACTGCTGCTGGAGTTCCCGGTGAGCCCGCAGATCTCCGGCCACGACTTCCGGGACGACGACGGCCGCCCGCTGTGGCACATGCACCTGGCGGACCACCCGTCGAACGCGACCGCGGGGTACGCCGCGACCGCCGCGATGGGCCTGGCCTTCCACCTCACCGAGTACGGCGTGGACCGCCTGGGCCTGTGCGAGGCAGCACCGTGCCGCAACGCCTACCTCGACACCTCGACGAACCGCTCCCGGCGCTACTGCTCGGACCGCTGCGCGACCCGGGCGAACGTCGCCGCCTACCGGGCCCGCAAACGCCTGGAGGCGGACCGGTCGGAGAGCACCGGCCTCGCGGCCGACAGCACCCAGCGCGCGACCGCGAACGGCGAGCGCTGA
- the sodX gene encoding nickel-type superoxide dismutase maturation protease: MPELSQETERGRAALPFGTAEVTGPSMVPTLQHGDLLVVQYGARIRPGDVVVLRHPFQQDLLVVKRAAERREGGWWVLGDNAYAGGDSTDYGTVPEELVLGKVRFRYRPPKKGQRSPFAVARWVLSAARPVLSDRSASRRLRAR, from the coding sequence ATGCCGGAGCTGTCGCAGGAGACCGAGCGTGGAAGGGCCGCCCTGCCCTTCGGTACGGCCGAGGTGACGGGGCCGTCCATGGTGCCCACACTGCAGCACGGGGACCTCCTCGTCGTGCAGTACGGGGCCCGGATCAGGCCCGGTGACGTGGTCGTACTGCGTCATCCGTTCCAGCAGGACCTGCTGGTCGTCAAGCGCGCGGCCGAGCGGCGCGAGGGAGGCTGGTGGGTGCTCGGCGACAACGCGTACGCGGGTGGGGACAGTACCGACTACGGGACCGTGCCCGAGGAACTGGTCCTCGGGAAGGTCCGGTTCCGGTACCGGCCGCCGAAGAAGGGTCAGCGCTCGCCGTTCGCGGTCGCGCGCTGGGTGCTGTCGGCCGCGAGGCCGGTGCTCTCCGACCGGTCCGCCTCCAGGCGTTTGCGGGCCCGGTAG